One part of the Sporosarcina ureae genome encodes these proteins:
- a CDS encoding S-layer homology domain-containing protein: MKKICGIVLAMILVVSAFPVASFAAIFQDVRPQHSAAAEIQYLVEKGIIIEKPSTTYRVNEPITRLEASGMIQRALNIPVGNRPDAKLSDVQTSHPHYALIAAMVDEGIFMGNEKKEFQPYGNLKRGQMAAVFVRAFDLAGTSTYRFRDVPATYWGLSDIQKLSVNAITTGYLDNTFKPNQTLTRGHFAVFLARILEPSFREQSACYKPNNTPVQTVNVPVTTLWKEPGKTRKVDAFSTAKTPDITKWVAAMSLREKQWLVGKLETQALYGQTVKVLQTKGDWVQVAVIDQSSPKNAEGYPGWMLKNHLTTLYPNYAICDTAMVTKKSAALTMDENGKQFFRSISFNTTLPIVHVMDHKLAVQTPADGIKYIDKNAVKIVGADGIMPQPTTRQIMDTAKLFDGLTYLWAGTSGFGLDCSGFTYSVYRHHGIDIPRDASVQALNGKLVQKKDLQPGDLMFFAYNKGKGIIHHVGMYAGNGQMIHAPNPKRTVEIIPMTVEPYKSEYVSARRYLK; the protein is encoded by the coding sequence TTGAAAAAAATTTGTGGAATAGTGCTGGCGATGATACTGGTCGTCTCTGCATTCCCAGTCGCTTCTTTTGCCGCCATATTCCAAGACGTACGTCCACAACACTCTGCAGCTGCTGAAATACAATACCTAGTTGAAAAAGGAATCATCATAGAAAAACCTAGCACTACATATCGTGTGAACGAACCAATCACACGGCTCGAAGCTTCAGGAATGATCCAGCGTGCATTAAACATACCCGTAGGCAATAGACCAGATGCCAAATTATCCGACGTTCAAACGTCGCATCCGCACTATGCACTTATTGCTGCAATGGTGGATGAAGGAATCTTTATGGGGAACGAGAAAAAAGAATTTCAACCCTATGGAAATTTGAAGCGTGGCCAAATGGCGGCGGTGTTCGTTCGCGCATTCGATCTGGCAGGTACGTCTACGTATCGATTCCGAGATGTGCCCGCAACATACTGGGGTTTATCAGACATACAAAAGTTATCTGTAAATGCCATTACGACAGGGTATCTAGATAACACGTTCAAACCGAATCAAACATTAACTCGTGGACACTTTGCGGTATTTCTTGCGCGAATTCTGGAGCCTAGTTTCAGAGAGCAGTCCGCTTGTTATAAACCGAACAATACCCCTGTGCAAACAGTAAATGTACCCGTTACAACACTCTGGAAAGAACCAGGAAAGACTCGGAAAGTAGATGCTTTCTCTACAGCCAAAACACCTGATATTACGAAATGGGTTGCAGCGATGAGTTTGCGCGAAAAGCAGTGGTTAGTAGGTAAACTGGAGACTCAAGCACTTTACGGTCAAACAGTAAAGGTCTTACAAACAAAAGGAGACTGGGTCCAAGTAGCAGTAATCGATCAAAGCTCACCTAAAAACGCAGAAGGTTACCCAGGTTGGATGTTGAAAAACCATTTGACAACGTTATATCCTAATTATGCGATATGCGATACAGCTATGGTGACGAAGAAATCAGCGGCACTGACAATGGATGAGAATGGAAAACAATTCTTCCGTTCAATTAGCTTTAATACCACATTGCCTATCGTTCATGTAATGGATCACAAGCTCGCTGTCCAAACGCCTGCGGACGGAATTAAATATATTGATAAAAATGCGGTGAAGATAGTTGGGGCGGATGGTATTATGCCACAACCGACGACACGGCAAATAATGGATACAGCCAAGCTTTTTGACGGATTAACGTATTTATGGGCAGGTACTTCAGGATTTGGCTTGGACTGTTCTGGATTCACGTATTCTGTCTATCGCCATCATGGTATCGATATACCACGCGATGCCTCTGTACAAGCACTAAATGGAAAGCTAGTGCAGAAGAAAGATCTTCAACCGGGTGACTTAATGTTCTTTGCTTACAATAAGGGGAAAGGAATCATCCATCACGTGGGAATGTACGCAGGAAACGGTCAAATGATTCATGCACCTAACCCAAAACGTACAGTAGAGATCATCCCGATGACAGTAGAGCCATATAAATCGGAGTATGTTTCAGCAAGAAGATATTTGAAATAG
- a CDS encoding acetylornithine transaminase, translated as MTSLFNNYARRAVHLVKGQGTVVTDDKGKEYLDFTSGIAVVSLGHAHPAIVKALQEQSEKLWHISNLFESPEQEKLAESLTKDTDLSYALFCNSGAEANEAAIKLARKHTGKHHILTFKQSFHGRTFGAMAATGQDKIQQGFGPMLESFEALPFNDVEALKQAANGSVAAIMLEVIQAEGGVNSIEPAFAEAVMAVCKEFNILLLIDEVQTGIGRTGTRYAYEQTALKPDIVSLAKGLGGGFPIGALLAGEKLFDTFGPGTHGTTFGGNPLAVAVAQTVIDHVFDPAFLKDVQEKSAYLKQQLQAELPVGKYSIRGNGLLVGIHSDQEIGPFIQEAEKQGLLLVPAGTNVIRLLPPLTVSKEEIDEAVAILKNVLS; from the coding sequence GTGACTTCTTTATTCAACAACTATGCAAGACGTGCGGTGCATCTAGTCAAAGGGCAAGGTACCGTAGTAACAGATGATAAGGGGAAGGAGTATTTGGACTTTACAAGCGGCATCGCAGTCGTTAGTCTAGGACACGCTCATCCTGCAATCGTCAAGGCATTGCAAGAACAGAGTGAGAAACTTTGGCATATTTCGAATCTATTCGAAAGTCCAGAGCAAGAAAAGCTCGCAGAATCGTTAACGAAAGACACGGATTTGTCGTATGCTTTATTTTGTAATAGCGGAGCCGAAGCGAATGAAGCGGCGATTAAACTTGCACGTAAACATACAGGCAAGCATCATATCTTAACTTTTAAACAATCATTCCACGGTCGGACATTCGGTGCAATGGCGGCAACGGGACAAGATAAAATCCAACAAGGCTTCGGCCCAATGCTTGAAAGCTTTGAAGCATTACCTTTTAATGATGTCGAAGCTCTGAAACAAGCAGCTAACGGTAGTGTAGCAGCCATCATGCTGGAAGTGATTCAAGCAGAAGGTGGCGTCAACTCTATTGAACCAGCATTCGCTGAAGCAGTTATGGCAGTATGTAAAGAATTTAATATTCTTCTACTCATTGACGAAGTTCAGACGGGGATTGGACGCACAGGAACTCGTTATGCTTACGAACAGACCGCTCTAAAGCCTGACATTGTTTCACTAGCTAAAGGTCTTGGTGGCGGTTTCCCAATCGGTGCGTTGTTAGCAGGAGAAAAGCTATTCGACACATTCGGCCCTGGCACACACGGTACTACATTCGGTGGTAATCCATTAGCCGTTGCGGTTGCACAGACAGTAATCGATCATGTATTTGATCCTGCATTCTTAAAGGACGTTCAAGAAAAGTCAGCTTATCTGAAGCAACAGCTTCAAGCAGAATTACCTGTAGGAAAGTATTCTATTCGAGGTAATGGCTTGTTAGTTGGAATTCATTCGGATCAGGAGATTGGTCCATTTATACAAGAGGCGGAGAAGCAAGGGTTGTTGCTTGTGCCTGCTGGAACAAACGTGATCCGTTTGTTGCCGCCATTGACGGTTTCAAAAGAAGAGATCGACGAAGCAGTAGCAATATTGAAGAATGTCTTGTCGTGA
- the argB gene encoding acetylglutamate kinase, with the protein MTTSKSTQHIVRKRQVIKLGGSMLDELSDTFFQCVKKLQQDGIQVIIVHGGGPSINQELADRGVTSSVVNGFRVTSAEAIGIVQSIMIGQVNPSLVHRFNQEGVKAVGLSGYDANLFTCDLLDFDTYGYVGKIKSVETEILDTLLDAGITPVISCVGKTESGEPLNVNADTVASRIALAVEAESLLLVTDTSGIRIQDQPQTEVEPQAIYGWIKTEDIYGGMIPKVMAAIDCLEAGIPSVKIVCQKLNGTVITNEGAIA; encoded by the coding sequence ATGACTACGTCCAAATCAACGCAACATATCGTACGTAAACGACAAGTAATAAAACTAGGTGGCAGTATGTTAGATGAATTAAGCGATACCTTTTTCCAGTGTGTGAAAAAGTTACAACAAGACGGAATTCAAGTAATTATTGTTCATGGTGGGGGACCAAGTATCAATCAAGAGCTTGCAGATCGTGGAGTCACTTCGTCCGTGGTGAATGGATTTCGTGTGACATCCGCTGAAGCAATCGGTATTGTTCAATCGATTATGATTGGTCAAGTGAATCCTTCGCTCGTTCATCGTTTCAATCAAGAAGGAGTCAAGGCGGTTGGGCTAAGTGGATATGATGCAAACTTATTTACGTGTGATTTGCTTGATTTTGATACGTATGGCTACGTGGGGAAAATTAAATCTGTTGAAACAGAAATTTTGGATACATTATTGGATGCAGGTATTACTCCCGTCATCTCTTGTGTCGGTAAGACGGAATCAGGAGAACCATTGAACGTTAATGCAGATACAGTGGCGAGTCGAATCGCATTAGCTGTCGAAGCGGAAAGTTTATTACTGGTGACAGATACATCAGGTATCCGAATTCAAGATCAACCTCAAACAGAAGTGGAACCACAAGCTATCTATGGGTGGATTAAAACAGAAGATATTTACGGAGGAATGATTCCTAAAGTAATGGCAGCGATTGATTGCCTTGAGGCGGGAATTCCATCTGTAAAGATTGTGTGTCAAAAACTAAACGGCACGGTCATTACCAATGAGGGGGCAATCGCGTGA
- the argJ gene encoding bifunctional glutamate N-acetyltransferase/amino-acid acetyltransferase ArgJ, producing METIESMKRISRKNIISPKGFKAVGIHCGLKHKKNDLALLVSEVPASVAGVFTTNVIQAAPLQVTKKVVYETQKMQAIVINSGNANACTGKQGMLDAMTMQQKTAEHLGIESNLVGIASTGVIGEQMNMVPLLSGIEKLQPMDTLEGSIQFSQAILTTDTVTKNTAYATVIDEREVVVAGVAKGSGMIEPNMATMLGFITTDATIESEHLQTALKEITDVTFNSITVDGDTSTNDMVLVMANGLAGNRTLTPDHPEWQSFVDALHAVSRDLAKMIAKDGEGATKLIEAKVTGAVSDEQARQIAKSVVGSPLVKTAVFGCDANWGRIIAAVGYSGATIDPEDIKISIGDTVVVEGGEPIPFSEEKLLIYLKQHEVKFAIELNQGTGKGMAWGCDLTYDYVQINATYRT from the coding sequence ATGGAAACTATCGAAAGCATGAAGCGCATCTCGCGTAAAAATATTATCTCACCAAAAGGATTTAAGGCAGTCGGGATTCACTGTGGGCTAAAACATAAGAAAAATGATTTGGCTCTATTGGTCAGCGAAGTGCCAGCGAGTGTTGCAGGTGTCTTTACAACGAATGTAATCCAGGCAGCTCCACTTCAAGTCACAAAGAAAGTCGTCTATGAAACACAAAAGATGCAGGCGATTGTTATTAATTCAGGTAATGCGAATGCATGTACAGGTAAGCAAGGCATGCTAGATGCTATGACTATGCAACAAAAAACTGCTGAGCATTTGGGGATTGAATCCAATCTCGTAGGAATTGCTTCAACAGGTGTAATCGGTGAACAAATGAATATGGTGCCTTTACTTTCAGGCATAGAAAAGCTTCAACCAATGGATACACTTGAAGGTTCCATTCAATTTTCGCAAGCGATTTTGACAACGGATACTGTAACAAAAAATACAGCATATGCGACAGTAATCGATGAGCGTGAAGTAGTAGTAGCAGGTGTAGCCAAAGGTTCAGGTATGATCGAACCAAATATGGCGACGATGCTAGGCTTCATCACAACCGATGCTACTATCGAATCTGAACATTTACAGACAGCATTAAAAGAAATAACTGATGTTACGTTTAACTCCATTACAGTAGACGGTGATACATCGACGAATGATATGGTACTTGTCATGGCGAATGGTCTTGCAGGCAATCGCACATTAACGCCAGATCATCCTGAGTGGCAGTCATTTGTTGATGCATTGCATGCTGTATCACGTGATTTGGCAAAAATGATCGCAAAAGACGGAGAAGGTGCTACAAAGCTGATTGAAGCGAAAGTAACAGGTGCAGTTTCCGATGAACAAGCCCGTCAAATTGCAAAATCCGTTGTAGGATCACCGCTTGTTAAGACGGCAGTATTTGGCTGTGACGCAAACTGGGGTAGAATTATTGCGGCAGTTGGATATAGTGGAGCCACAATAGATCCGGAAGACATCAAGATCTCTATTGGTGACACGGTAGTAGTAGAAGGTGGCGAACCAATTCCGTTTTCAGAAGAAAAGTTATTAATTTATCTAAAGCAGCATGAAGTTAAATTTGCAATAGAATTAAACCAGGGAACTGGTAAGGGAATGGCATGGGGGTGCGATTTAACATATGACTACGTCCAAATCAACGCAACATATCGTACGTAA
- the argC gene encoding N-acetyl-gamma-glutamyl-phosphate reductase, with product MNNEVMALKVGIVGASGYGGLELIRLLQNHPEIEQIDLFTSSEVGTIFSQKYPHLVKIHDQKMKAIEPEHISKLDTVFFSTPAGVTTTLLPPLVGAGAKLIDLSGDFRLKDQATFEQWYQKDAPPLDYLQKSVYGLPEWNKNEIADAEVIANPGCYPTAVLLSLLPLLKNKLIDGSQLIIDAKSGVSGAGNKPSQATHFSETNENFSIYKIHQHQHIPEIEQAMNIFADQPEPIMFTTHLVPMTRGIMTTSYAKVNGQVTEEQLVNCLQETYKDSPFVRVLTDVQRISTKQVYGSNYCDIHVKVDPRTNQATIIAVIDNVVKGAAGQAIQNMNIQYGLDEKTGIDIIPLWI from the coding sequence ATGAATAATGAGGTGATGGCGTTGAAGGTTGGAATCGTAGGAGCGTCTGGATATGGTGGCCTAGAATTGATTCGGTTACTGCAAAACCATCCGGAAATTGAACAAATTGATTTATTCACTTCCTCAGAAGTGGGGACTATCTTTTCTCAAAAATATCCGCATCTCGTGAAAATTCACGATCAGAAGATGAAAGCTATTGAACCGGAACATATTAGTAAACTTGACACTGTGTTTTTCAGTACACCAGCTGGCGTTACGACCACATTACTTCCTCCGCTAGTAGGGGCAGGCGCGAAATTAATTGATTTGTCAGGAGATTTTCGCTTGAAAGATCAAGCCACATTTGAGCAATGGTATCAAAAAGATGCACCTCCGCTTGATTATTTGCAGAAGAGTGTATATGGGCTTCCTGAATGGAATAAGAATGAAATTGCTGATGCAGAAGTGATTGCGAATCCGGGTTGTTACCCAACAGCGGTTCTTCTATCTTTACTGCCGTTGCTGAAAAATAAACTAATCGATGGAAGTCAATTAATTATCGATGCGAAAAGTGGAGTATCTGGTGCGGGCAATAAACCAAGTCAGGCAACACATTTCAGTGAAACAAATGAAAACTTCTCTATCTATAAGATTCATCAGCATCAACATATTCCGGAAATTGAACAGGCAATGAATATATTCGCTGATCAGCCGGAACCAATTATGTTTACTACGCATCTCGTACCTATGACAAGAGGGATCATGACTACAAGTTATGCAAAAGTGAATGGACAAGTAACTGAAGAACAACTCGTAAACTGTTTGCAAGAAACGTATAAAGATAGTCCGTTCGTTCGTGTTTTGACAGATGTACAAAGAATTAGCACGAAACAGGTATATGGCTCCAACTATTGCGATATACATGTCAAAGTAGATCCACGTACAAATCAGGCAACGATTATAGCAGTTATTGATAATGTCGTAAAAGGTGCTGCTGGACAAGCAATTCAAAACATGAATATCCAATATGGACTTGATGAAAAAACAGGAATCGATATCATTCCATTGTGGATTTGA
- a CDS encoding enoyl-ACP reductase FabI has protein sequence MVDLLKLSGKNIVIMGVANERSIGWGVAKALFSVGANVIFTYRKDRSRDKLEKALAKSEFTATQIVQCDVNSDESIEQAFKSIGEQVGVIHGVVHSIAFAHQQDLHNPFVETTREGYAFAQDSSAYSLVAAAREARHYMTEGGAIITMSYLGAERVLEGYNVMGVAKAALEASVRYLASELGEQNIRVNAISAGAVRTLSAKGVPSFNTILSQIEERAPLKRNVKPEEVSDMTVAMLSNLSSGVTGEVIYVDAGYHIMG, from the coding sequence ATGGTAGATTTATTAAAGTTGTCTGGTAAAAATATTGTCATTATGGGAGTAGCAAATGAACGAAGTATTGGTTGGGGAGTAGCAAAAGCATTATTCTCAGTTGGTGCGAATGTCATTTTCACATACCGTAAAGATCGCTCTCGTGATAAATTAGAAAAAGCTTTAGCTAAAAGTGAATTTACAGCTACACAAATCGTGCAGTGTGATGTGAATAGTGATGAAAGCATCGAGCAAGCTTTCAAATCGATTGGCGAACAAGTTGGTGTTATTCATGGCGTAGTCCACTCTATCGCATTTGCACATCAACAAGACTTGCATAATCCATTTGTGGAAACGACTCGTGAAGGATATGCATTCGCACAAGATTCCAGTGCTTATTCATTAGTTGCGGCAGCACGTGAAGCCCGCCATTATATGACTGAAGGCGGAGCGATCATTACGATGAGTTATTTAGGAGCGGAACGAGTTCTTGAAGGTTATAACGTAATGGGTGTTGCAAAAGCAGCTCTTGAAGCTTCTGTACGCTACTTGGCATCTGAGCTAGGTGAACAAAATATTCGTGTCAATGCAATCTCTGCTGGAGCAGTTCGCACATTGTCCGCAAAAGGTGTTCCTTCCTTTAATACCATCCTTAGTCAAATTGAGGAACGCGCGCCACTAAAACGCAACGTCAAACCTGAAGAAGTTTCAGATATGACAGTAGCAATGCTAAGTAATTTGTCGAGCGGTGTGACAGGCGAAGTCATCTATGTCGATGCTGGCTACCACATTATGGGGTAA
- the brnQ gene encoding branched-chain amino acid transport system II carrier protein, with product MNRFTKFDTFKLGLTMFALFFGAGNMIFPPLLGQLAGTQTWITLAGFLITGVGLPYLGIIAVTMSGNQLSDLAGRASPVFAMIFPLVVYLALGPFFGVPRTATVSFEIAVSSFVPDSYSRLALALFSIVFFAVTIWLSLKPNKIVDRFGSILTPILLAIVMFIVVIGMINPVGKAGAPQGSYAEDYFYKGFIEGYGTMDAMAALVFAIIVINAVKAKGITDRKAITSITMKAGSIAVIGLSFVYAGLAYLGMTSRSVAEGATNGGDILAKLAYALMGNNGLYLLGLAVTLACLTTSVGLTTASATYLSKVAPKISYTTFVFIICSFSVLVANVGLTQLLAVMIPVLGGVYPLAIVLITFRLLHPLFKGYHEVYNYGLLAAGLIGFFDVLRAFNIDLVPVTYILEFLPLYEQGVGWMLPAVMFGAIGFIVASVQGKPRVE from the coding sequence ATGAATAGATTTACAAAATTTGATACGTTCAAATTGGGGCTGACGATGTTTGCTCTATTTTTCGGTGCAGGAAATATGATTTTTCCACCGCTGCTAGGTCAACTAGCAGGAACACAAACTTGGATCACACTGGCTGGTTTTTTAATAACAGGAGTCGGCCTTCCCTATCTTGGCATAATTGCAGTCACTATGAGTGGCAATCAATTAAGTGATTTAGCTGGAAGAGCATCACCTGTATTCGCCATGATTTTTCCATTGGTTGTATATTTAGCACTCGGACCGTTCTTCGGTGTTCCGCGTACAGCGACTGTTTCGTTCGAAATTGCCGTTTCTTCATTTGTACCGGATTCGTATTCTAGGTTAGCATTGGCACTCTTCTCCATTGTATTTTTTGCAGTAACAATTTGGCTATCACTTAAGCCGAATAAAATAGTCGATCGTTTCGGAAGTATATTAACTCCGATATTGCTAGCTATCGTAATGTTTATTGTCGTGATTGGTATGATCAATCCAGTAGGCAAAGCGGGCGCACCGCAAGGATCTTATGCAGAAGATTACTTTTACAAAGGATTTATAGAAGGGTATGGAACAATGGACGCAATGGCAGCGCTAGTCTTTGCCATTATCGTCATTAATGCCGTGAAGGCGAAAGGGATTACAGATAGAAAGGCGATAACTTCTATTACGATGAAAGCTGGATCCATAGCAGTTATCGGACTGAGTTTTGTCTATGCTGGATTGGCCTATTTAGGGATGACGAGCCGCTCTGTAGCAGAAGGCGCCACGAACGGCGGAGATATTTTAGCAAAACTTGCATATGCCTTGATGGGGAATAACGGTTTATACTTACTTGGACTTGCAGTGACATTAGCTTGCTTAACGACTTCGGTTGGATTGACGACTGCTAGTGCGACCTATCTTTCTAAAGTCGCGCCTAAGATTTCCTATACAACGTTCGTCTTTATTATTTGTTCGTTTTCTGTGTTAGTTGCGAATGTCGGTCTCACGCAATTGCTTGCAGTAATGATTCCAGTATTAGGTGGAGTTTATCCTCTAGCCATAGTCTTAATTACTTTTAGATTGTTACATCCGTTATTCAAAGGCTATCATGAAGTATATAATTATGGTTTACTAGCAGCAGGTCTTATTGGATTCTTTGATGTGTTACGAGCATTTAATATCGATCTGGTACCGGTTACATATATATTGGAATTCTTACCTTTATATGAGCAAGGCGTTGGATGGATGTTGCCTGCAGTTATGTTTGGTGCAATAGGTTTTATTGTCGCTTCCGTTCAAGGTAAGCCTCGCGTTGAATAG
- the argH gene encoding argininosuccinate lyase — translation MKLWGGRFSSKADEIMEKFNSSLPVDYRLYREDIAGSIAHVTMQVHSDLLSPEEGELLVDGLQSILADIESGELQIEGNYEDIHSFIEMNLTERVGETGKKLHTARSRNDQVAVDMRQYARNQTSVVMDALQVLIDSLEAKGRANNVIMPGYTHLQRAQVVTFGHHLGAYAQMFKRDKKRVQNAAEILNENPLGCGALAGTTHDIDRQVTTSLLGFDKPVDNFLDGVSDRDYLIELMSDFSLIMMHMSRLSEELILWSSQEFRFITISDAYSTGSSIMPQKKNPDAAELIRGKTGRVYGSLFALLTTLKGLPLTYNKDMQEDKEQFFDALDTVLDCLEIMSKMIDTLQVNAEHMKAAIKGGFLNATEVADYLVAKGTPFRDAHEIVGKIIIYCEQENKAIEDLTVGELKNFSDHMEEDIYEYIDYESIITKGNKGLMKEM, via the coding sequence ATGAAGCTTTGGGGCGGTCGTTTTAGTAGTAAAGCAGATGAAATCATGGAGAAATTTAATAGCTCTTTACCCGTTGATTATCGTTTATATAGAGAGGATATCGCAGGTAGTATCGCACACGTAACGATGCAAGTTCATTCAGATTTATTGTCACCTGAAGAAGGTGAATTGCTAGTGGATGGTTTGCAGTCGATTTTGGCGGATATCGAATCGGGTGAATTGCAAATCGAAGGCAATTATGAAGATATTCATTCGTTTATTGAAATGAATCTCACAGAGCGAGTAGGGGAGACGGGTAAGAAATTGCATACAGCCCGCAGCCGAAACGATCAAGTAGCAGTCGATATGAGACAGTATGCTAGAAATCAAACTTCTGTCGTGATGGATGCGCTGCAAGTCTTAATTGATTCACTTGAAGCGAAGGGAAGAGCAAACAACGTTATTATGCCGGGCTACACACATTTGCAACGCGCGCAGGTCGTCACTTTCGGACATCATCTAGGTGCTTATGCACAAATGTTCAAACGCGATAAAAAACGTGTGCAAAATGCGGCCGAGATTTTGAATGAAAATCCACTTGGCTGTGGTGCACTTGCCGGTACGACGCATGATATTGATCGCCAAGTGACGACCTCATTACTAGGGTTCGATAAGCCGGTAGATAACTTTCTAGACGGTGTCAGCGATCGTGACTATTTAATAGAATTGATGTCCGACTTCTCGTTAATCATGATGCACATGAGTAGATTGAGTGAAGAGCTTATTCTTTGGAGTAGCCAAGAGTTCCGCTTTATCACGATTTCAGATGCTTACTCAACAGGAAGTAGTATAATGCCTCAGAAGAAAAATCCAGATGCGGCAGAACTGATCCGTGGTAAAACAGGACGAGTATATGGTTCTTTATTCGCTTTACTGACGACGTTGAAGGGTTTGCCATTAACATATAATAAAGACATGCAGGAAGACAAAGAACAATTCTTTGATGCATTGGATACTGTTCTTGACTGCTTAGAAATTATGTCTAAAATGATCGACACTCTACAAGTAAATGCAGAGCATATGAAAGCTGCAATTAAAGGTGGATTCTTGAATGCGACAGAAGTGGCGGACTACTTAGTCGCAAAAGGTACGCCATTCCGCGACGCGCATGAAATCGTCGGTAAAATCATCATTTATTGTGAACAGGAAAATAAAGCGATCGAGGACCTGACAGTAGGCGAACTCAAAAACTTCAGCGACCACATGGAAGAAGACATCTATGAATACATCGATTATGAATCCATTATTACAAAAGGGAATAAGGGATTGATGAAAGAAATGTAA
- a CDS encoding cation diffusion facilitator family transporter, with protein sequence MTIQVREHSTSAIMAIWISLLSNVILTILKLVVGFVFRSPVLLADGFHNAGDVVASAAALTSMQISKRPADEDHPYGHGKAEVIGSSIVAIILGLAAIYIAFEAIMALFEDPATASRIALLTAFVSLIWKYILYIYTIRIGKAENSKGLIATAYDHLADVYASLAAVVGIGLALIGDAYEWPLLTYGDPIAGIIVSILVFKIAMEIGKESIDILMEKSVCDERLIAFEELIHSIPEVKRIDRLRAREHGHYVLVDIRIGINGDLTIQEGHIISSRLRNLIMAKNEDVDEVLIHLNPWYPEKQSGILTNEE encoded by the coding sequence ATGACCATTCAAGTACGTGAGCATTCCACTTCTGCGATTATGGCTATCTGGATCAGTTTATTGAGTAATGTGATTTTGACTATATTAAAACTGGTCGTCGGATTTGTTTTTAGAAGTCCGGTTTTACTTGCGGATGGCTTTCACAACGCAGGTGATGTGGTAGCTTCTGCAGCCGCACTGACTTCCATGCAAATTTCAAAACGTCCTGCAGATGAAGATCATCCATATGGACACGGCAAAGCGGAAGTCATTGGTTCAAGCATAGTCGCTATTATTTTAGGGTTAGCTGCAATCTATATTGCTTTCGAAGCGATCATGGCCTTATTTGAAGATCCTGCAACAGCAAGTAGGATCGCCTTACTCACCGCGTTCGTGTCATTAATTTGGAAGTATATACTCTATATTTATACAATACGTATAGGTAAAGCAGAAAACAGTAAAGGGCTAATTGCGACGGCATATGACCACTTAGCTGATGTTTATGCTTCACTTGCTGCAGTAGTAGGTATTGGACTTGCCTTAATCGGAGATGCTTACGAATGGCCGCTACTCACGTATGGAGATCCCATCGCGGGTATTATTGTCTCTATTCTGGTCTTTAAAATCGCTATGGAGATCGGTAAAGAGAGTATTGATATATTGATGGAAAAAAGCGTCTGTGATGAGCGTTTAATCGCGTTTGAAGAATTGATTCATTCCATTCCGGAAGTAAAACGAATTGATCGCTTGCGCGCAAGAGAACATGGACATTATGTATTGGTTGATATTCGAATCGGTATTAATGGTGATTTGACGATACAAGAAGGCCATATTATCTCGAGTAGATTACGTAATTTGATCATGGCGAAAAATGAAGACGTGGATGAAGTATTAATTCACTTAAATCCGTGGTATCCCGAAAAACAATCCGGTATACTTACTAACGAGGAGTGA